Proteins encoded by one window of Enterococcus saccharolyticus subsp. saccharolyticus:
- a CDS encoding ABC transporter ATP-binding protein translates to MEKKTILKAENISVSFKVRNRELRAIRNVSLELKEQETLAIVGESGSGKSVLTKTFTGMLETNGEITSGTIEYAGKDLATLKKDEEWDGIRGKEIATIFQDPMTSLNPIKTIGSQISEVIIKHQGKSSKEAKQMAIDLMDRTGIPNAAKRYDEYPFQYSGGMRQRIVIAIALACRPKILICDEPTTALDVTIQAQILELIRELQEEYKFTTIFITHDLGVVASIADKVAVMYAGQIIETGTVEEIFYDPRHPYTWSLLSSLPQLGQKGDELYSVPGTPPSLYKEIKGDAFAPRSSYAMQIDFDSEPPMFQVTETHFAKTWLLDPRAPEVQKPEIIQGLHEKLVALTEAAEANNGGEVRV, encoded by the coding sequence ATGGAGAAAAAAACAATTTTAAAAGCGGAAAATATTTCTGTAAGCTTTAAAGTACGTAACCGTGAATTACGTGCCATCCGAAATGTTTCGCTTGAATTGAAAGAACAAGAAACACTAGCGATTGTTGGTGAATCAGGTTCTGGAAAATCTGTGCTTACCAAAACATTTACGGGTATGCTAGAAACTAATGGAGAAATTACAAGTGGTACGATTGAATACGCAGGTAAAGATTTAGCCACTTTGAAAAAAGATGAGGAATGGGATGGCATTCGCGGGAAAGAAATCGCCACTATTTTCCAAGATCCGATGACTTCTTTAAATCCAATTAAAACAATTGGTTCTCAAATTTCAGAAGTGATAATCAAGCATCAAGGGAAATCATCGAAAGAAGCCAAACAGATGGCTATTGATTTGATGGATCGTACAGGCATTCCTAATGCTGCGAAACGTTACGATGAATATCCTTTCCAATATTCTGGTGGGATGCGTCAACGAATCGTTATTGCGATTGCCTTAGCTTGTCGTCCTAAAATTCTTATTTGTGATGAACCGACTACGGCTTTGGACGTGACGATTCAAGCACAGATTCTAGAATTAATTCGTGAGTTACAAGAAGAATATAAATTCACCACCATTTTTATTACGCATGACTTAGGCGTGGTTGCTTCGATTGCTGACAAAGTTGCAGTAATGTATGCAGGACAAATTATTGAAACAGGAACAGTGGAAGAAATCTTCTATGATCCTCGTCATCCTTACACATGGAGCTTATTGTCTTCTTTACCACAATTGGGTCAAAAAGGGGATGAACTTTATTCTGTTCCCGGGACACCACCTTCTTTATACAAAGAAATCAAAGGGGATGCGTTTGCTCCTCGTAGTTCATACGCGATGCAAATTGACTTTGATAGTGAACCACCAATGTTCCAAGTAACAGAAACGCACTTTGCTAAAACGTGGTTACTTGATCCGCGTGCGCCTGAAGTTCAAAAACCAGAAATCATCCAAGGATTGCATGAAAAATTAGTGGCATTAACAGAAGCAGCCGAAGCAAATAATGGAGGGGAAGTACGTGTCTAA
- the icd gene encoding NADP-dependent isocitrate dehydrogenase: MTYITVTNGQRTIPNTPTIPFIAGDGVGAEIWAASQPVFDAAIEKAYGDEKKIFWQEILAGEKAFEETGSWLPDHTLDAIEQAKVALKGPLTTPVGGGIRSLNVTLRQTLDLFACVRPVRYFEGVPSPVKEPEKTDMVIFRENTEDVYAGIEFAKGEAETQQLIQLLQEQFAVKNIRFPETSAIGIKPVSEEGSKRLIGAAIDFAIAQKRPTVTLVHKGNIMKFTEGGFKLWGYELAETTYKDTCFTMNQYQAIKQTEGVATADAALNEAKAQGKIIVNDVIADNFLQQILLYPEKYDVIATCNLNGDYISDALAAQVGGIGIAPGGNINYNTGYAIFEATHGTAPDIAGQGKANPSSLLLSGGMLLEYLGWQEAADLITNAIEEAIRTKKVTSDFAHAMDDAVELSTQEFGSLLVSIIKEM; this comes from the coding sequence ATGACATATATCACTGTAACGAATGGTCAACGCACCATTCCCAATACACCAACCATCCCGTTTATTGCGGGAGATGGTGTTGGTGCTGAAATTTGGGCAGCATCACAACCAGTTTTTGATGCTGCGATTGAAAAAGCCTATGGCGATGAGAAAAAAATCTTCTGGCAAGAAATCTTAGCTGGAGAAAAGGCGTTTGAAGAAACAGGTAGTTGGTTACCCGATCATACGTTAGATGCAATTGAACAAGCGAAAGTGGCTTTGAAAGGTCCATTGACCACTCCTGTTGGCGGAGGTATTCGTTCATTAAACGTTACGTTGCGTCAAACACTTGATTTATTTGCTTGTGTTCGTCCGGTTCGTTATTTTGAAGGTGTCCCTTCTCCAGTCAAAGAACCAGAAAAAACCGATATGGTCATCTTCCGTGAAAATACCGAAGATGTCTATGCAGGGATTGAATTTGCAAAAGGTGAAGCTGAAACGCAACAATTGATTCAACTATTACAAGAACAATTCGCAGTGAAAAATATTCGCTTCCCTGAAACTTCAGCAATTGGAATCAAACCTGTTTCAGAAGAAGGCAGCAAACGATTGATTGGGGCAGCAATTGATTTTGCTATCGCTCAAAAGCGCCCAACAGTTACGTTAGTTCACAAAGGGAATATCATGAAGTTCACAGAAGGCGGCTTCAAATTGTGGGGCTATGAGTTAGCAGAAACAACTTACAAAGACACGTGCTTTACAATGAATCAATACCAAGCGATTAAACAAACAGAAGGCGTCGCAACTGCGGATGCGGCACTCAATGAAGCGAAAGCGCAAGGAAAAATCATTGTAAACGATGTGATTGCAGACAACTTCTTGCAACAAATCTTATTGTATCCAGAAAAATACGATGTGATTGCGACTTGTAACTTAAATGGCGATTACATTTCAGATGCCCTAGCCGCTCAAGTCGGTGGGATTGGCATTGCTCCTGGTGGAAATATCAATTATAATACCGGATATGCCATTTTTGAAGCGACACATGGTACAGCACCAGATATCGCTGGCCAAGGGAAAGCAAATCCTTCTTCTTTACTTCTTTCAGGAGGCATGCTATTAGAATATTTAGGTTGGCAAGAAGCTGCCGATTTAATTACGAATGCCATTGAAGAAGCCATTCGTACCAAAAAAGTCACTTCTGATTTTGCGCATGCAATGGATGACGCTGTTGAATTATCGACACAAGAATTTGGTTCATTATTAGTATCAATTATCAAAGAAATGTAA
- the oppC gene encoding oligopeptide ABC transporter permease OppC encodes METSEKKINDGFTFVSTDSLTSEKIDTPTYSYWRSVGRKFFSSKVAIAMLILMVAILLMSFIQPMFSGYDFMNVDDINDFSKRYNPPSMQEWFGTDKNGMSLFDAVWAGAKTSISISVLATLITTVIGVIVGAIWGTSKKIDRFMLEVYNVVTNVPQLLIIMVLSYTFGSGFWNLIFAMCVTGWLSTAYFIRVQVMIMRDREYNLASKTLGTPPMRMIVRNILPYLTSIIVTSVSQSLPAFISYETFLSFLGVGLSADVPSLGKLISGYTNNMSNYPYLFWIPVTVLALVSVSLYIVGQTLADAADPRTHM; translated from the coding sequence GTGGAAACTTCAGAAAAGAAAATAAATGATGGCTTTACCTTTGTTTCAACGGATTCCCTAACTTCGGAAAAAATTGATACACCCACATATTCTTATTGGCGTTCAGTAGGAAGAAAATTTTTCTCAAGCAAAGTAGCAATTGCAATGCTGATTTTAATGGTTGCTATTTTATTAATGTCTTTCATTCAACCGATGTTTAGTGGTTATGATTTTATGAACGTAGATGATATTAATGACTTTTCAAAACGTTACAATCCACCAAGCATGCAAGAATGGTTTGGTACAGATAAAAATGGGATGTCTTTATTTGATGCTGTTTGGGCAGGTGCGAAAACATCGATTTCCATTAGTGTCTTAGCTACTTTGATTACGACAGTTATCGGTGTTATTGTTGGCGCAATCTGGGGAACGTCTAAGAAAATCGACCGTTTCATGTTAGAGGTCTATAATGTAGTTACCAACGTACCTCAACTATTAATCATTATGGTATTGTCGTATACATTTGGTAGTGGTTTTTGGAATTTAATTTTTGCGATGTGTGTCACAGGTTGGTTGAGTACGGCCTACTTCATTCGTGTACAAGTAATGATTATGCGTGACCGTGAATACAACTTAGCATCAAAAACATTAGGGACACCACCAATGCGTATGATTGTCCGTAATATCTTGCCGTATTTGACCTCAATTATCGTGACGAGTGTCTCACAATCTTTACCAGCATTTATCTCTTATGAAACGTTCTTATCTTTCTTAGGTGTTGGGTTAAGTGCAGATGTTCCATCATTAGGTAAATTAATTTCAGGATACACAAATAATATGAGCAACTATCCGTATCTATTTTGGATTCCAGTTACTGTGTTGGCCTTAGTTTCTGTTTCTCTTTACATTGTTGGACAGACCTTGGCAGATGCGGCTGATCCAAGAACACATATGTAA
- a CDS encoding biotin transporter BioY, with amino-acid sequence MKLSLKEQITAAIFAGIIAVFSQIVIPIGVVPFSMQTFIVGLTVTVLGLKVGTWAIMIYLLLGLIGLPVYAGFGSGIASILGPTGGYLVGFIFTGVVLGTLLKKLPTTYFWVILANLIGFIITLLFGSIWLKFSADMTWAAALSGGFITFLIPEMIKAIVAGTIGVFLIQRLPEKFLATR; translated from the coding sequence ATGAAATTATCTTTAAAAGAACAAATTACAGCTGCCATTTTCGCCGGAATTATTGCTGTCTTTTCGCAAATTGTCATTCCAATTGGTGTCGTGCCTTTTAGTATGCAGACATTTATCGTTGGTTTAACAGTCACTGTCTTAGGACTTAAAGTCGGTACATGGGCAATTATGATTTATTTATTACTTGGATTAATTGGTTTACCTGTTTACGCTGGTTTTGGTAGTGGGATTGCCTCAATTTTGGGTCCAACCGGTGGATATTTAGTCGGATTCATTTTTACAGGAGTTGTCTTAGGAACCCTCTTAAAAAAATTACCGACGACCTATTTCTGGGTTATCTTAGCGAATTTAATTGGTTTTATCATTACCCTTTTATTCGGAAGCATTTGGTTGAAGTTCTCTGCTGATATGACCTGGGCAGCGGCCCTTTCTGGTGGATTTATAACCTTCTTAATCCCCGAAATGATCAAAGCTATTGTTGCAGGGACAATTGGTGTTTTTCTCATTCAACGACTACCTGAAAAATTTTTAGCTACAAGATAA
- a CDS encoding RNA-guided endonuclease TnpB family protein translates to MGVLKAYRFKIYPDAEQKQFFIRTFGCVRFTYNHLLMHRKQNGDSKLTPASLKRDYPFLKETDSLALANAQRNLDKAFRRYYSGQSGFPNLKNKSNMWQSYTTNNQKHTIYFVEDKLKLPKLKSLIEVNLHREMKGEIKSATISAKNTEEFYVSILCIEEVEKLEKTHRNIEIRYCPKQLVHFTEGSCPISFNQEKLLGRIKQAKRTLRLRAKVAKKRKVLLADAKNYQKQKKKMNQLLVQRKDKKDDFINQLSYFLVVNFDCILVQEKIPKTFETMQQEFTSNDWQQFLSKLRYKSEWYGKKLIIR, encoded by the coding sequence ATGGGGGTCTTAAAAGCATATCGTTTTAAAATTTATCCTGATGCAGAGCAAAAACAGTTTTTTATTCGCACATTTGGATGTGTTCGTTTCACGTATAACCATCTTTTGATGCATCGCAAACAAAATGGCGACAGTAAATTAACCCCCGCATCGCTCAAGCGAGATTATCCGTTTTTAAAAGAAACGGATAGCTTAGCGCTTGCGAATGCACAGCGTAATTTAGACAAAGCGTTTCGCCGTTATTACAGTGGTCAAAGTGGTTTTCCAAATTTAAAAAATAAATCAAATATGTGGCAATCTTACACAACGAATAATCAAAAACATACGATTTATTTTGTAGAGGATAAATTAAAACTACCGAAATTAAAATCGCTTATTGAAGTGAATCTTCATCGTGAAATGAAAGGTGAAATTAAATCGGCAACCATTTCTGCCAAAAACACCGAAGAATTTTACGTCTCGATTTTGTGTATTGAGGAAGTTGAAAAGCTAGAAAAAACGCATCGCAACATTGAAATTCGGTATTGTCCTAAACAACTTGTGCATTTTACAGAAGGCAGTTGTCCCATTTCGTTTAACCAAGAAAAGTTGTTGGGACGAATTAAGCAAGCCAAGCGAACATTACGCTTACGTGCGAAAGTTGCCAAAAAGCGCAAAGTGTTATTAGCGGATGCTAAAAACTATCAGAAGCAAAAGAAAAAAATGAATCAACTTTTAGTTCAACGAAAAGATAAAAAAGACGATTTTATTAATCAGCTGTCTTATTTTCTAGTCGTGAATTTTGATTGTATTTTGGTACAAGAGAAAATTCCCAAAACATTCGAAACGATGCAACAAGAATTTACATCAAATGATTGGCAACAATTCCTAAGTAAATTACGCTATAAATCAGAATGGTATGGAAAAAAGTTAATCATTCGTTAA
- a CDS encoding ATP-binding cassette domain-containing protein: MEGKYVSKEKEVILSVKDLEITFGEGKKKFVAVQDANFDIYKGETFSLVGESGSGKTTIGRAIVGLNETSNGDILFEGKRINGKLTKKEQEDKIRKIQMIFQDPSASLNERATVEYIISEGLYNFNLFKNEEERLAKVEQLIEQVGLLPEHMYRYPHEFSGGQRQRIGIARALIMEPSLVVADEPISALDVSIRAQVLNLLKKSQIEDAVTYFFVAHDLSVVRFISDRIAVIRAGRILELAETEELFRNPLHPYTKALLSAVPIPDPILARKKQLVVYNPEMHDYSTDKPRFEEVKPGHYVYGNTLELAGYRAAVQE, from the coding sequence ATGGAGGGGAAGTACGTGTCTAAAGAAAAAGAAGTTATCTTATCAGTCAAAGATTTAGAGATTACTTTTGGTGAAGGTAAGAAAAAATTCGTTGCCGTACAAGATGCCAATTTTGATATCTATAAAGGAGAAACATTCTCTCTTGTAGGTGAATCTGGTTCTGGAAAAACAACGATTGGACGTGCAATTGTTGGATTAAATGAAACAAGTAATGGGGACATTTTATTTGAAGGCAAACGTATTAATGGAAAATTAACGAAAAAAGAACAAGAAGATAAAATTCGTAAAATTCAAATGATTTTCCAAGACCCATCAGCTTCTTTAAATGAGCGTGCAACCGTGGAGTATATTATTTCTGAAGGATTATATAACTTTAATCTATTTAAAAATGAAGAAGAACGTTTGGCAAAAGTAGAACAATTAATTGAACAAGTTGGTTTATTGCCAGAGCATATGTACCGTTACCCACATGAATTTTCTGGTGGTCAACGTCAACGGATTGGGATTGCTCGTGCCTTAATTATGGAGCCGTCATTGGTGGTCGCAGACGAACCTATTTCAGCTTTAGATGTGTCGATTCGTGCCCAAGTTTTAAATTTATTGAAAAAATCGCAAATAGAAGATGCGGTCACATATTTCTTTGTAGCCCATGATTTATCTGTTGTGCGTTTTATTTCTGACCGTATTGCTGTTATTCGTGCAGGACGGATTCTTGAATTAGCCGAAACAGAAGAGTTGTTTAGGAATCCCTTGCATCCATATACCAAAGCATTGTTATCTGCGGTACCAATTCCAGACCCTATTTTGGCTCGTAAGAAACAACTAGTTGTTTATAATCCAGAGATGCACGATTATTCAACGGATAAACCAAGATTTGAAGAAGTAAAACCAGGTCATTACGTTTATGGAAATACACTAGAATTAGCAGGTTATCGCGCAGCCGTTCAAGAATAG
- a CDS encoding ABC transporter permease, with translation MKRYLLFRILRSILSIFLVTTLTYTIIYTLVPRRAVFQDDVQYGKLKGKPDELAEYENTAFSKMGYIEYYNSKKLVDTVKKEHPEVSGEPTAENQKILEEWTKENGWELKQFPLSKSFYAIKDIPLPKRVYRFYANMIHIDHPWKVQDPDNPDMKRSLRITNDELAGLALVGSGTQYKYQIYFDKEFPYIHQNIVHLDLGVSYPTFAGRNVTDVIGGGQGKSDSKEVTFADGKTSRSSVDIYSRQYQMTSQLSARDKKLYGDNYAHTDKNYRDPSMIGISFRMGVIAVLLAYGIGIPLAMFMARFKGKLPDKMGIGLVTVLISVPSLAFIYFFRFIGSRLFGLPDSFPTFGAGDIRSYILPTIILGLLSISNIIIWIRRYMIDQQSADYVKFAKAKGLNSREIARKHIFKNAAIPIVNQIPMSIIGAITGATMTETIFAAPGMGKMLPDAIQAHNNPVVMAIVFVFTTVAVTSVLIGDLAMAMVDPRINLSEGGK, from the coding sequence GACGCTAACATATACAATTATCTATACGTTAGTTCCTCGTAGAGCTGTTTTCCAAGATGATGTACAATATGGAAAACTAAAAGGAAAACCTGATGAATTGGCAGAATATGAAAATACAGCGTTCAGTAAGATGGGATATATTGAATATTACAATTCAAAAAAATTAGTTGATACTGTTAAAAAAGAACATCCAGAAGTTTCTGGAGAACCCACAGCAGAAAATCAAAAAATTTTAGAAGAGTGGACGAAAGAAAATGGATGGGAGTTAAAACAATTTCCTTTAAGTAAGTCATTTTACGCAATCAAAGACATTCCGTTACCAAAACGCGTGTATCGTTTTTATGCCAATATGATCCATATTGATCATCCATGGAAGGTGCAAGATCCAGATAATCCGGATATGAAACGCTCCCTACGTATTACCAACGATGAATTGGCAGGATTGGCTTTAGTCGGTTCGGGAACACAATATAAATATCAAATTTATTTTGATAAAGAATTCCCGTATATTCACCAAAATATCGTGCACTTAGATTTAGGTGTCTCTTATCCAACGTTTGCCGGACGTAATGTAACAGACGTCATTGGCGGTGGACAAGGAAAATCAGATAGTAAAGAAGTAACTTTTGCTGACGGCAAAACATCACGTTCTTCTGTTGATATTTATTCAAGACAGTATCAAATGACGAGTCAATTATCTGCAAGAGATAAAAAATTGTATGGCGATAATTATGCTCATACCGATAAAAATTACCGTGACCCATCAATGATTGGTATTTCTTTTAGAATGGGTGTAATTGCTGTCTTACTTGCGTATGGAATTGGGATTCCTTTAGCAATGTTTATGGCTCGTTTCAAAGGGAAATTACCTGATAAAATGGGGATTGGTTTAGTTACGGTCTTAATTTCTGTTCCAAGTTTAGCGTTCATTTATTTCTTCCGTTTTATTGGTAGTCGTCTATTTGGCTTGCCAGATTCATTTCCAACCTTTGGGGCAGGCGATATTCGCTCCTATATCTTACCAACCATTATTTTAGGATTGTTATCTATTTCAAATATTATTATTTGGATTCGTCGTTACATGATTGACCAACAATCGGCAGATTATGTAAAATTTGCCAAAGCAAAAGGATTGAATTCACGAGAAATTGCCCGCAAGCATATCTTTAAAAATGCAGCAATTCCTATCGTTAACCAAATTCCAATGAGCATTATCGGTGCAATTACTGGAGCAACAATGACCGAAACAATTTTTGCTGCACCAGGTATGGGTAAAATGTTACCGGATGCCATTCAAGCGCATAATAATCCTGTTGTTATGGCAATTGTTTTTGTCTTTACAACTGTAGCAGTTACCTCTGTCTTAATTGGTGACTTAGCAATGGCAATGGTTGATCCACGAATCAATCTATCAGAAGGAGGGAAATAA
- the acnA gene encoding aconitate hydratase AcnA, with protein sequence MHWKKQLKLNSNEYDYCAIADVVKEYNGNLAALPYSIRVLLESVARHLGEDVTEENIDTLVNWNPATPQGVVPFKPARVVLQDFTGVPAVVDLAAMRDAIVSLGGNASDINPEIPVTLVVDHSVQVDASGRPEAIAINTEREFERNQERYQFLKWAQQSFNDFEVVPPETGIIHQVNIESLSDVVISKDIDGQTLLFPDTLQGTDSHTTMINGLGVLGWGVGGIEAEAAILGEASFFPTPEVIGVEFVGSFPAGTTATDLALAVTERLRKENVVGKFVEYFGTSYSELSLADRATLANMAPEYGATCGFCPIDEETLNYMATTGRSPELIELVEAYAKENHLFYDKEVVPTYTKVITIDLGDIQPSLAGPKRPQDRITLSNVAEDFDQSIQAPVGPKGFGLPAEELEKSAEIKWDKEDNLIHTGDVLLAAITSCTNTSNPFVMLSAGLLAKNAVEKGLKVPAYVKTSLAPGSKIVTSYLTKSGLLPYLEKLGFYLVGYGCTTCIGNSGPLDDAISDAIQDEQLLVSSVLSGNRNFEGRIHPLIKANYLASPPLVVAYALAGTVRKDLTTEPLGIDKNGQPVMLNEIWPSAEEVQECIQKYVSPDAFKEAYSHLFDANERWNEIETTTSDCYEWEEESTYIANPPFFEGLTKELPKQGTLENLHVLAKLADSVTTDHISPAGSIGLDSPAGKYLKEKGVTYRDFNSFGSRRGNHEIMMRGTFGNIRLQNQLVPGSTGSVTRYLPTGEEMSIYDAAMKYQENNIGGIVLAGKDYGMGSSRDWAAKGTQLLGVKAVLAESFERIHRSNLVMMGVVPLEYLNGDTAESLGLTGEETFDIFLPEEPEVKQLIDVIAKKADGTEIRFTTRLRFDAPADIRYWKNQGILPMVIRKKMA encoded by the coding sequence ATGCATTGGAAGAAACAATTAAAGTTAAATAGTAATGAATATGATTATTGTGCAATTGCTGATGTAGTGAAAGAATACAATGGAAATTTAGCCGCTTTACCTTACTCGATTCGTGTTCTACTAGAAAGTGTGGCACGTCACTTAGGTGAAGATGTAACTGAAGAAAATATTGATACGTTAGTCAATTGGAACCCAGCTACCCCTCAAGGAGTTGTCCCTTTTAAACCAGCCCGCGTTGTTTTACAAGATTTTACTGGTGTGCCAGCCGTCGTTGACTTAGCTGCGATGCGTGATGCCATCGTCTCACTAGGAGGAAATGCCTCAGACATCAATCCTGAAATTCCCGTTACCTTAGTCGTTGACCATTCCGTTCAAGTCGATGCTTCCGGACGTCCAGAAGCCATTGCTATTAATACGGAAAGAGAATTTGAACGTAACCAAGAACGTTACCAGTTCTTAAAATGGGCACAACAATCGTTTAATGATTTTGAAGTGGTACCACCTGAAACGGGTATCATCCACCAAGTAAATATTGAATCTTTATCTGATGTTGTGATTAGTAAAGACATCGATGGACAAACATTATTATTCCCAGATACACTACAAGGAACTGACTCTCATACAACGATGATTAACGGTTTAGGTGTTTTAGGTTGGGGTGTTGGCGGTATTGAAGCCGAGGCAGCAATTCTAGGTGAAGCCTCATTCTTCCCAACGCCAGAAGTTATCGGTGTTGAATTTGTCGGTTCTTTCCCTGCCGGAACTACTGCGACCGATTTAGCCTTAGCTGTAACTGAACGTCTACGTAAAGAAAACGTTGTTGGTAAATTTGTCGAATACTTTGGGACAAGCTATTCTGAATTAAGCTTAGCTGACCGCGCGACTTTAGCCAACATGGCGCCTGAATATGGGGCAACATGTGGTTTTTGTCCAATTGATGAAGAAACATTAAACTATATGGCAACAACTGGACGTTCCCCAGAATTAATCGAATTAGTGGAAGCATATGCGAAAGAAAATCACTTATTCTATGACAAAGAAGTTGTACCAACTTATACCAAAGTCATCACTATCGATTTAGGCGATATTCAACCATCTCTTGCGGGACCAAAACGTCCACAAGACCGGATTACTTTATCAAATGTAGCAGAAGACTTCGACCAGTCTATTCAAGCACCTGTGGGACCAAAAGGATTTGGTCTACCAGCAGAAGAATTAGAAAAATCTGCTGAAATTAAATGGGACAAAGAAGACAATCTAATTCACACAGGGGATGTCTTACTAGCAGCGATTACTAGTTGCACCAATACAAGTAATCCGTTTGTTATGCTCTCGGCAGGTTTATTAGCTAAAAATGCCGTTGAAAAAGGTTTAAAAGTTCCTGCATATGTCAAAACGTCGTTGGCTCCAGGTTCAAAAATCGTTACTTCTTATTTAACAAAGAGTGGTTTACTCCCTTACTTGGAAAAATTAGGCTTCTATCTTGTTGGATATGGTTGTACAACCTGTATCGGAAACTCTGGTCCTTTAGACGATGCTATCTCAGACGCGATTCAAGATGAACAATTACTCGTGTCTTCTGTGTTATCAGGAAACCGTAACTTCGAAGGACGAATTCATCCATTGATTAAAGCAAACTATCTTGCTTCACCACCATTGGTTGTCGCATACGCTTTAGCGGGTACTGTTCGCAAAGATTTGACCACTGAACCATTAGGTATTGATAAAAATGGACAACCCGTTATGTTAAATGAGATTTGGCCAAGTGCGGAAGAAGTGCAAGAGTGCATTCAAAAATATGTTTCGCCAGATGCCTTTAAAGAAGCTTATTCACACTTATTCGATGCCAACGAACGTTGGAATGAAATTGAAACAACGACTAGCGATTGTTATGAATGGGAAGAAGAATCAACCTATATTGCTAATCCACCATTCTTTGAAGGATTAACGAAAGAATTACCAAAACAAGGAACATTAGAAAATCTACATGTTTTAGCAAAATTAGCAGATTCGGTAACTACGGATCATATCTCTCCTGCCGGTAGTATCGGCTTAGATTCTCCTGCTGGTAAATACTTGAAAGAAAAAGGCGTGACTTACCGCGACTTCAACTCATTTGGTTCTCGTCGAGGCAATCATGAAATCATGATGCGTGGGACATTCGGAAATATCCGTCTCCAAAACCAATTAGTGCCTGGAAGCACAGGTAGTGTCACTCGATATTTACCAACTGGCGAAGAAATGTCCATTTACGACGCAGCGATGAAATACCAGGAAAACAATATTGGTGGGATTGTCCTTGCAGGCAAAGATTACGGGATGGGATCTTCTCGTGACTGGGCAGCTAAAGGAACACAATTATTAGGCGTTAAAGCTGTTTTAGCAGAAAGTTTTGAACGTATTCACCGCAGTAACTTAGTTATGATGGGCGTGGTACCATTAGAATATCTCAATGGCGACACTGCAGAATCATTAGGATTAACAGGTGAAGAAACATTTGACATCTTCTTACCAGAAGAACCGGAAGTAAAACAATTAATTGATGTGATTGCTAAGAAAGCAGATGGAACAGAAATTCGTTTTACAACACGTCTGCGTTTCGATGCACCTGCTGATATTCGTTACTGGAAAAACCAAGGTATCTTACCAATGGTTATCCGTAAAAAAATGGCGTAA